A region of the Leptospiraceae bacterium genome:
AACATACAAGAATCTAAATTTCAAAAGCTTATGGGTAAATTGGGATTAGTTGCTATGGATGAATTGTATTTGGAGTTGGAGAATTTAAAAGATTACCACCTGTCAAGACTATGAACACCGATGGGGAGTGATAAATGAATGCTGGAAGAATTTTATTTTTAATTCGGAAAGGATTTCTCGGCAGAAAGGCAATATGATGGCACTGATAAAAAATAATCATTACAGTATTTTATTATTCTTTTGGCTAGTTTTTAGCAATTTTAGTGTTTGGTTTACTATAAAATTTGAGAATAAATTTAAAGAGGATATAAAAACTATCGTGGTTTATAAACCTTCGCTTGGGGGACCAATACCAATAGATACAGGTCGAAAAATTACGAAGGCAAAAAAAGTAAGAATTACATTCGGAGACACCGAAAAGCCTTTAGAGGACTTTGAATTTACAGACAATTATTTTTCATTTCTCTTAAGACCGGGAGAAAGTTTAGAAATGGACGGCGGCGATTCCAGAAATTCCAATACGGAATATAATTTTCTTTCTACCTATGAAAAATTCATTTTTCGAAAGGGAACTAAGACCAAACAAATATCAGCTAAGGATTTTCATGATTCTTTAATAAATGAAGATTTCTTGATTTTTTTTAGACCGTATCGATTTGATTTTCCTTTTTGCGAAGACTGTTGGTTTCTAAAATGTAAAGATGACCATTGATTAAAGACAAGGAATTAAAAGATAGACAAAACGAAAGCATTGAGCAAAATATTCTAGTAGGAGATTTTTATGACAACAATCGAAGCTGTAGCAGTAGTATCAAAGAATGGAATTTTGCAAATAACCCTACCGCCAAATATTTTACCGGGCAAACATCGAGTTGTCGTTGTAATCGAAGAAGAAATAACTGAAGAGGAAGAACTCACGGAGCAAGAAAAAGAATTCTTTCGAAAAGAATTGAAAGCAATGCGGGAGAATCCCAAAGGAGGATATTCTTGGGATGAGGCAATAAAGGATTCGGAGGTCGCACTTGGAAGAAAAATTCGTATTTCGGGAAGAAGCTAAGAAGCATTTAACTGAAAATATTTTATATTATGAAGAAAGAGCACCCGGCAAAGGTGAAGAGTTTGCTGAGGATGTTTATCAAAAAGTCCAACAAATTTCTAATAGACCTTTGTCTCATTCAGTTATTTATAAAGATGTAAGAAAAGCTTCGTTAACTAAATTTCCGTTTAATATTTATTATGCGCTTCATGACGCAGTTGTCAATATACTTGCCATCTGGCACAAAAGTCGAAACCAAGATGGCTGGCATAGGGATTAGAAAAAATAGTATCCTATTGTTCTCGATCGCTTCGTGTTTATGTCATTGCACTTTTACGAGTAGTCGAGAAAAAAGTGAGTTGAAAAGAAATAGTCTCTATTTCTTTTCAATCATAATTTTTATGCTCGCTTGTAAACAATTTGAGGTAAAAAAGAATCCAGATATTGTATATAGCTGTGGAGATTCCTTTAACGACATGAAAGAAATATATGAGAACAAGCCATGCATCAGCAGAACTAGTAAAAAACATTTTTGTAACCTAATTGCTAATAAAAAGGGTGAAGAGCTTAATAAGTTGCTTGCAGGAATTTGGATCGAGGTAGGTTGGAGTAATAAATATGTAATTTTTTACGAAATTTTAGATCATGGACAAATTAATTCCGTAGATTTACAAAATGTTAAAGGCTGGAGGACAATGCCTATAAGTGATTGGAATACAATTACTAGGAATTCGAATTTTTACCCCGTTTCGTTCAAAACATCATATTATGAGAGAAAGACAATCCTTTTTGCTTTAAGCTTTTAATTTTGTAGGATAGAAGGAGATAGAATTGTGAGAGAAGTTGGATGCAAATTACTAGAAAGAAAATCCATATCCTATCTCCTTAACTTATTTAGAATAAATTTCAAAATATCTATTAAAGCGACTTCTTTATTTTCCATTACATTTTCTTCGTTTTGTTCGTGACGGTGGTGAGGAAAGGTTGCTAACTCCCGATGATGATTTGCATTATCCCATCGTATAATAAGGAGTCCATCTTCTGATTGCCAGTGAAAGGAATATTTTCTAAGATTTCTTTTTATAGACTCCCTTGTGAAAAGTTCTGATTTATCTGTAAACTCGATTTTCAGTTTTAGTAGATAACTTTCATTATCCTCTTGAAAATCCAAAACTTCATAGCGAGATACTGTTTGGCTATTATCCAACCAATTGAATATTTCCGTTTCGGATGTCACTCACTCGTTCCTTTATACGACTTAAAAAACCTTCATAGGCATCCCATTCAATATAATCATCCCATTCCTCGAATGACTCTTTCTCGGTATTTTCAACCCGGCTTTGAAATGTTAGAAAATCAGTTTTGTATTTGTTTTTAAATATGGAAATCTTCTCTCGATAATGACTTTCTTTTGAAAGGGAATCAAGAAGCATCCAATGAATTAGAGTTTGTTTGTCAACAAGCACCATAGCATTTCTAGTAAATTTCTGTTTTTTATAATTGTCAATTATAAAAATTTTACCCCGTTTCGTTCAAAACATCTCTTAATGAGATAAACGCAATCCGATTTTCCTTTAAGCTTTTAATTCGTGGGACAGAAGGAAAAAGAATTATGGGAGAAGTTGGATGCAAATTCCTAGAAAGTAAGTTATACCCGGATTTCTAAGGAGAATTGAAATGAACTATATGAAAATTGCTTAAAACTGGTTTTACAAAAACAAATAATGGGTTTGGTCAATAGTCAAATAGGGTTGTGTAAATGTATTGCCACAGAGGCACGTAGACGCAGAGAAATGCGGTTTTATGGCATTAAACTCAATGTCCTTCCCTAAGATCATGACATAATGCTCCAAAATCTATGCTTCTACACAACTCCGAAGGCGATGGGTAGAGCCGACAGGCAAGTCACCATTGACCAGATTTCTAATAAGCCCTGGGGAGCATTAGAAATCTGGGAATTAGATAAATGATTCCTTTATTATACAAAAGCCTATTGGTATACTATTTTTATCTTTACAAAATAGCCTGTTAATTGTGATGATAAAAAAACTAGAGGAGAAGCTATAGATGCAAAGCAAACCTATCCATTATCCATTATCCATTATCCATTATCCATTATCCATTATCCATTATCCATTATCCATTATCCATTATCCATTATCCATTATCCATTATCCTTTTCGTCTTTTTCAATTGTATTGGGATAGAAAAACCAATTCAATTAACGCCTAATTCTTTTAGTTCAGGTAGTTATAAGATAAATATTCATAACTCGCTTGGTATGAATACAAATGAATCTCTAAAACCTGAACATATATTTTTGTTTTTTCTTGGAACTCAGGGAACTAATTCTCTTCTTGAATCCGAGTCAAGCCTTGCAGAAAAAAGCCCTTATATTTTATCCGCACAAGAAGATAGAGAAGTTACGATTGATTCTATTTCTGCTATTGCAGTAGGTGATTTTGAGCCAGAAAAAAGAAAATTACAAGCCGCTAATTTGAAAATATTTCAAGAGTTTATCCAATCGAAAGAATTTGCAGAAACGTATGATATAATTGGATCACCGCCTAATTACGAGAAAGGTTGGACAATGTCTCAGGTTCAAGCTTCTTATGTAACTGAAATAAAAGAGGATTTACCAAAGGCAACGAATGAGTTGATTATTTTATATAGGCGAATGATTAACTTCCAATTATTCAATATGCTAGACATGTAATACAAAGTAGAATTTGATAGTAGCACAATCGGCGCATCCTTTTTAGAAACATCTATCCTTGATCTCTGGGAACTTAGAAAAAAAATTTTAGATGAAATCAAAAGGAGAGGAATATGAAGTCTATAAAAATATTTTTAATTATTTTTTTATCTACCGTTTCTTATTTATGTTCGGAGCCGACATATAACCCAGCTTTAATATTGGAGGAAATTAATAATTTACTTTATGCCAAGAAAGATAAAGATTTCAAAACACAATTGGGATGGGAAACTCTTTCTCGACTTGCATCCAGAGAATATGTTATTCGACCTGCTTTTATGGCTCGTTGTGGATGTTCATTAAAAGGCTCTAATCCAGATGCACCGGGACACTTATTGCTTCCTGAATATACAAAATTTTTAGATACTCCGTCAAATACTCCTATAACAAGCGATTCCAGTATTTTAAAACAATCGCCTAATTTTTATAATAGTATCTTACTTGGAGATTCTATTACCCAGTTAGGATCAACACCAAGTCTTATGTATACCTGGAATAAAGATTATGCACCGGGTTGGGGAATTATCAATGGAGGAGTTGGTCTGTCTGACTCACAGGATGTTACTGAATGGTTGGATTCCTGTGCTTCTCAAAATCCTAACCTTTGGGATGCGGTTCCCGAGCAATTGAGTTGCGACCAAAATCCGAAAGGTCGATTTGCATGTAATCCCCCGCCTAATTCTGATAAGCTGTCTGGATATGTTCAATTTCAAAATCGAAATGTAATTGTAATGATTGGGGCAAATGATTTCAATACAGGGATTTTTAAAACACTTTTAGAAACCTTTCCTATCTTAGTTCCATTTAGACATGCCCATGTTGCTAATTCTTTGAATAGAATTCTTACTTATATAGAAAGGCAATCAGGAACGAGAAAAATATTAGTCGGATACATGCCTCTTCCTTCCTACTACCCGGGTGTAGGAGAATCACTATTATCCACACTATCCAGAATTGGATTATTCAATCGATACAATGATTGGTTTACAACTCTCCCAGATGGAACTTCTGTTGTAAAAGCGAATTACAAGGATATTCCTGGTGGGAGGACAATAGCCGCTACTGCATCTTTATTAAATGGATATTTAGAAAATATATTGAGAGGACAGGATGTAAGTGTTTCCTCTTTACTGAATTGTTTTAGTACAATGAATATTAGTTTTGGCGGATTTTGTGATAATATGAGAGGGGACAATTCCTGGATCAGTCAAAGAGTGATTGAATTAAATTTAGTTATGGCTGCTGTCGCTCAGAGTAGGGGGGCTAGTATGCATACCTTGTATTTTACTTTTTTGGATTATGATGCATATTACAAAGGCTACTGGTATGTAGGAAACCGAAATTTTTGGACAATGGATTTTGGAGCATCTAATCTAGATAAACTTATTTACACAACTTTTACAGGAAGAGATATAAATGATAGTAGTCATCCAAACCATCTAGGTTATCAGGCTTATGGGGCTACTTTGGATTTAATCTTCAAAGCTGAAAAGGCAAATATAAAACAAACTCCGTTTGTGTACAGAGATGGTTGTTTTATTGAGCCAAATGATCCCGGTCCCTATGAAGAGTGTTTAACGAAAACGTATCATGAATGGGAAAATGGAGCCTGTGTGGATAAAACACCTACTCCACCTCCACCAACTATTGTAGCAAATCCGAATGCGCCTAATAGCACAAGACCTGCAATAGTTTCTCCGCCTGCGACTACTTTTGAGCCACCTCCATTACCTGCTGCCGATGATAATGTTTTATTACTATTAGCCGCTTGTTTATTCTTTGGGTATTGCCATCCATGAAGATCCTTCAAATTGTGATATTAATTTTCTTTCTATCCTGTCACTTAAATCCCTTTGATGATGAAGCGGAA
Encoded here:
- a CDS encoding type II toxin-antitoxin system RelE/ParE family toxin; protein product: MEEKFVFREEAKKHLTENILYYEERAPGKGEEFAEDVYQKVQQISNRPLSHSVIYKDVRKASLTKFPFNIYYALHDAVVNILAIWHKSRNQDGWHRD